The following are encoded in a window of Panicum virgatum strain AP13 chromosome 5N, P.virgatum_v5, whole genome shotgun sequence genomic DNA:
- the LOC120676277 gene encoding uncharacterized protein LOC120676277, giving the protein MATSEAGGAAPRVAWRVVRAAKVLVLAVGVYGCFLQLPCAAAAASAVLRVAASLSAQQYLFLVGNAIVIVLFEHFRRDDEASSFSTGAFFSRWWPAEADTQGRYLPFPGAQLVPPPSPTTEAGGEKEEKAVFEDKKAVHVTAVRAKPPRPSRSEKAGGGASGRRPAAAPELRRGDSENGRQRQQAVAVAEAEADPEAFRLWIEAFILKKQQDFLREESAAAAASGKKGAPVAAGAVVAVK; this is encoded by the coding sequence ATGGCCACCTCCGAAGCCGGGGGCGCGGCGCCCCGCGTGGCGTGGCGCGTCGTGCGGGCGGCGAAGGTCCTCGTCCTGGCCGTGGGCGTCTACGGCTGCTTCCTGCagctcccgtgcgccgccgccgcggcgtccgccgtcctccgcgtcgccgcctCCCTCTCGGCCCAGCAGTACCTCTTCCTGGTCGGCAACGCCATCGTGATCGTCCTCTTCGAGCACTTCCGCCGCGACGACGAGGCCTCCTCGTTCTCGACAGGGGCCTTCTTCAGCAGGTGGTGGCCCGCCGAGGCCGACACGCAGGGCCGGTACCTCCCGTTCCCGGGCGCGCagctggtgccgccgccgtcgccgaccaccgaggcggggggagagaaggaggagaaggcagTGTTCGAGGACAAGAAGGCGGTGCACGTGACGGCGGTGCGCGCCAAGCCCCCGCGGCCGAGCAGGtcggagaaggccggcggcggcgcgtcgggccggaggccggccgcggcgccggagcTGCGGCGGGGGGACTCGGAGAacgggcggcagcggcagcaggcggtggcggtggcggaggcggaggcggacccAGAGGCGTTCCGGCTTTGGATCGAGGCGTTCATCCTGAAGAAGCAGCAGGACTTCCTGCGCGAggagtccgccgccgccgccgcctccgggaaGAAAGGCGCGCCGGTGGCCGCCGGAGCCGTGGTGGCGGTGAAGTGA